One Deinococcus sp. LM3 genomic region harbors:
- the nadA gene encoding quinolinate synthase NadA: MTDLPNTAPTPRPVTERPDPAGTPVVPRPQTPHRDLLQLEVLPDETQIRADIERLRREKNAVIIAHNYQRPEVQGIADYVGDSLGLSRQAAKTDADVIVFAGVHFMAETAAILNPDKTVLLPDLRAGCSLADTVTAQGIRDWKAQNPGGLVVTYVNTTADVKAESDYCCTSGNAVQIVQNLPADVPVLFAPDRFLAAHVIRETGRAMDVWDGACHVHEAIRPEDVQDQQAAYPDAELLIHPECGCSTKILGALPELQLYSTEGMVHRARESAAQEFIVVTETGMVTRLEHDVPGKTFIPVSRTACCEYMKMITLENIRDALANLQPRVTVPADIREKALVPIERMLAIG; this comes from the coding sequence ATGACCGACCTGCCCAACACCGCCCCCACCCCCCGCCCCGTCACGGAACGCCCCGACCCGGCCGGCACCCCGGTCGTGCCGCGCCCGCAGACGCCGCACCGCGACCTGCTGCAACTCGAAGTCCTGCCGGACGAGACGCAGATCCGCGCGGACATCGAACGCCTGCGCCGCGAGAAGAACGCCGTGATCATCGCGCACAACTACCAGCGGCCCGAGGTGCAGGGCATCGCCGATTACGTGGGCGACTCGCTGGGCCTGTCCCGGCAGGCCGCGAAGACCGACGCGGACGTGATCGTGTTCGCCGGCGTGCACTTCATGGCCGAAACCGCCGCCATCCTGAACCCGGACAAGACCGTGCTGCTGCCCGACCTGCGCGCCGGGTGCTCGCTGGCCGACACCGTCACCGCGCAGGGCATCCGCGACTGGAAAGCGCAGAACCCCGGCGGACTGGTCGTCACGTACGTGAACACCACCGCCGACGTGAAAGCCGAGAGCGACTACTGCTGCACCAGCGGAAACGCCGTGCAGATCGTGCAGAACCTCCCGGCAGACGTGCCGGTCCTGTTCGCGCCGGACCGCTTCCTGGCCGCGCACGTCATCCGCGAGACCGGCCGCGCCATGGACGTCTGGGACGGCGCCTGCCACGTGCACGAGGCCATCCGCCCCGAGGACGTGCAGGACCAGCAGGCCGCGTACCCGGACGCCGAACTGCTCATCCACCCCGAGTGCGGCTGCTCCACGAAAATCCTGGGCGCCCTGCCGGAGTTGCAGCTGTACTCCACCGAGGGCATGGTCCACCGCGCCCGCGAGAGCGCCGCGCAGGAATTCATCGTGGTCACCGAGACCGGCATGGTCACCCGCCTGGAACACGACGTGCCCGGCAAGACCTTCATTCCGGTCAGCCGCACCGCCTGCTGCGAGTACATGAAGATGATCACCCTGGAGAACATCCGCGACGCGCTGGCGAACCTGCAACCGCGCGTTACTGTCCCCGCCGACATCCGCGAGAAGGCCCTGGTGCCCATCGAACGCATGCTCGCCATCGGGTAA
- the nadB gene encoding L-aspartate oxidase, which translates to MRIVETELLVVGGGVAGAYAALTARSYGADVVLACKTPLTGGSTRWAQGGIAAPLAVGDEDAHALDTLKAGRGLCEPETVQAFVRDARSHVETLRDLGVTFSAHVTLEGGHSRARIRHTGDSTGHSISLALAGALGAARGPALGVLEGAFVRNLRVSGGAVVGADLLTPDGPVQVRAGAVLLATGGFGRLYPVTTAPPEGTGDGLGLAWQAGAALRDLEFVQFHPTAVVRGGEAFLVTEAARGEGGRLLNARGERFMERYDPAHELAPRDVVARAIAAEIAATGRVNLDLRHLGAAFVRSRFPTVTASLAPLGLDLGADLIPVQPAVHYTMGGVQTDVQGRTGVPGLYAAGEVASSGLHGANRLASNSLSEGLVFGARAARAALAVLKPVPARTEALLAPLVDPACLPALRALVAGAAGLRRDGTALRAALDAWAWPTTGTESRESLEAGHLALIGERVLRAALAREESRGGHHRTDFPGEAAGAVHSVQSRLLGETVVRVPVGAAAPAVLGSSA; encoded by the coding sequence GTGAGGATTGTCGAGACGGAGCTGCTGGTGGTCGGCGGCGGTGTGGCGGGCGCGTACGCGGCCCTGACGGCGCGCAGTTACGGGGCGGACGTGGTGCTGGCCTGCAAGACGCCGCTGACGGGCGGCTCGACCCGCTGGGCGCAGGGTGGCATTGCGGCGCCGCTGGCGGTGGGTGACGAGGACGCGCACGCGCTCGACACCCTGAAGGCCGGGCGGGGCCTGTGCGAACCGGAGACGGTGCAGGCGTTCGTGCGGGACGCCCGGTCGCACGTGGAGACGCTGCGGGACCTGGGCGTGACGTTCAGCGCGCACGTGACGCTGGAGGGCGGGCACAGCCGGGCCAGGATCCGGCACACGGGGGACTCGACGGGGCACTCGATCAGCCTGGCGCTGGCCGGGGCGCTCGGGGCGGCGCGGGGGCCGGCGCTGGGCGTGCTGGAGGGCGCGTTCGTGCGGAACCTGCGGGTGTCGGGGGGCGCGGTGGTGGGCGCGGACCTGCTCACGCCGGACGGGCCGGTGCAGGTGCGCGCCGGGGCGGTGCTGCTGGCGACCGGGGGCTTCGGGCGGCTGTACCCGGTGACGACCGCGCCGCCCGAGGGCACCGGGGACGGGCTGGGGCTGGCGTGGCAGGCGGGCGCGGCGCTGCGGGACCTGGAATTCGTGCAGTTCCACCCGACGGCCGTGGTGCGGGGCGGCGAGGCGTTCCTGGTGACGGAGGCCGCGCGCGGCGAGGGGGGGCGGTTGCTGAACGCGCGCGGCGAGCGGTTCATGGAGCGGTACGATCCGGCGCACGAACTCGCGCCGCGGGACGTGGTGGCGCGTGCCATCGCCGCCGAGATCGCCGCGACGGGCCGGGTGAACCTGGACCTGCGGCACCTGGGCGCGGCGTTCGTGCGCTCGCGCTTTCCGACGGTCACGGCGTCCCTGGCGCCGCTGGGACTGGACCTGGGCGCGGACCTCATTCCGGTACAGCCGGCGGTGCATTACACGATGGGCGGCGTGCAGACGGACGTGCAGGGCCGCACGGGCGTGCCGGGCCTGTACGCGGCGGGCGAGGTGGCGTCCAGCGGGCTGCACGGCGCGAACCGGCTGGCCAGCAACAGCCTGTCCGAGGGGCTGGTGTTCGGCGCGCGGGCGGCGCGGGCGGCCCTGGCGGTGCTGAAACCGGTGCCGGCGCGCACCGAGGCGCTCCTGGCCCCGCTGGTGGACCCCGCCTGCCTTCCCGCGCTGCGGGCACTGGTGGCGGGCGCGGCGGGGTTGCGGCGCGACGGGACGGCACTGCGGGCCGCACTGGACGCCTGGGCGTGGCCGACCACGGGCACCGAGTCCCGCGAGAGCCTGGAGGCCGGGCATCTGGCCCTGATCGGCGAGCGGGTGCTGCGGGCGGCGCTGGCGCGGGAGGAGTCGCGAGGCGGGCATCACCGGACGGACTTTCCGGGCGAGGCGGCGGGCGCGGTGCATTCCGTGCAGTCGCGCCTGCTGGGGGAAACGGTGGTGCGGGTGCCGGTGGGCGCGGCGGCACCGGCTGTGCTAGGGTCTTCCGCGTGA
- the nadC gene encoding carboxylating nicotinate-nucleotide diphosphorylase yields MLSLDERLRAALAEDIGRGDATTLATIPASQGATAEFLLKEPGVLSGLEVATRVFALVDPAVSVTWTARDGEARTRGPIGTVSGAARSLLTGERLALNLMQRLSGVATQTRRYADALGGGHTRLLDTRKTTPLWRDLEKQAVRHGGGFNHRAGLDDGILIKDNHVAAAGSITEAIRRARDHSYLLKIECEVPDLAGLEEALHARADRVLLDNMSDELLAQAVALRDRLAPHVTLEASGNMTLSRLPRVAASGVDFVSAGALTHSAPALDISLNFIPTPDPAAPEEPS; encoded by the coding sequence GTGCTGAGCCTCGACGAGCGCCTGCGCGCCGCCCTGGCCGAGGATATCGGCCGGGGGGACGCCACGACCCTCGCCACCATTCCCGCCTCGCAGGGCGCCACCGCCGAATTCCTGCTGAAGGAACCGGGCGTCCTGAGTGGCCTGGAGGTCGCCACGCGCGTCTTCGCGCTGGTGGACCCGGCTGTGAGCGTCACCTGGACCGCGCGGGACGGCGAGGCCCGCACGCGCGGCCCGATCGGCACGGTCAGCGGCGCGGCCCGCAGCCTCCTGACCGGCGAACGCCTCGCCCTGAACCTGATGCAGCGCCTGTCGGGCGTCGCCACGCAGACCCGCCGTTACGCCGACGCGCTGGGCGGCGGGCACACACGCCTGCTCGACACCCGCAAGACCACCCCGCTGTGGCGCGACCTGGAGAAACAGGCGGTGCGGCACGGCGGCGGCTTCAATCACCGCGCGGGCCTTGACGACGGCATCCTGATCAAGGACAACCACGTGGCCGCCGCCGGCAGCATCACGGAAGCCATCCGCCGCGCCCGCGACCACAGTTACCTGCTGAAGATCGAGTGCGAGGTGCCGGACCTCGCGGGCCTGGAGGAAGCCCTGCACGCCCGCGCCGACCGCGTGCTGCTGGACAACATGAGCGACGAACTGCTGGCCCAGGCCGTGGCGCTGCGTGACCGCCTCGCGCCGCACGTGACGCTGGAAGCCAGCGGCAACATGACCCTGTCCCGCCTGCCCCGCGTGGCGGCCAGCGGCGTGGACTTCGTGAGTGCCGGGGCGCTGACGCACTCGGCGCCCGCGCTGGACATCAGCCTGAACTTCATTCCCACCCCCGACCCCGCTGCACCCGAGGAACCGTCATGA